A stretch of DNA from Pagrus major chromosome 22, Pma_NU_1.0:
caataacaataaaacccaacaataataacaaaacaactataataataataataatatttatttatattgcaccTTTCTTAACAAGGTTACCAAGTGCTTGTACAAgtagaattaaaaataattaataataataattaaaaaatggagttaaaaacattaaatcaaaacaatataaatacaccACACCAAAACCAGTAATACCAAAACAATGAAAGCACAGAAAACTGGATTTGCATTTCAAAAAgcctttatttataaaaaactAGATATTTAGAAGTGGTTAGGCAGCCAGCCTGAGCTGTTACAGAGTCGACTGTGCGACTGAAACCGGTCATTAGTTTGTGTTAGCAGCCTCCATTTCTATACTAACGTTAGCcgctgttgctctctgttagcggagtggagagaggcactgagtaATGAAACTTCAGCAGCGACTGCCTTGAAagattttattctttaaaacaTATGCATACAGGTTCACCCTCACAAAAAGAATGGGAATGATTATGCTGTCTACTCAGAACAGTCTGCCGTGCTGAGGCAAGTAGAAAAGATGCATAACATAAACCTGCTACAATCAAAGGAAAACATGTCCTTGTATGGGAATACGACATGGTCCAGTTGAGGACAAACACTTTATACACCAGTGGTTAAGTGTATTAAAggagtttgatttatttacatttaactgataataataaactCAATTGTCCCATAACAAGAGGCACTcgacagtccagcagcattaaacaacttaaacaaatcgtccacaggcttttataggcaactgagagagacggggaaggtctcatttttcatcccACGTTACAATTCGCTCACATacggccaataaaaaagtgattaatgcaCGTAAATGACTACAAAAAGTGTTACatggtgttgtttttctgtctccgTCCCTCCAGTTGGTGTGATTTCCACAGAACTGACCTATCTTGTGGGCGGGCTGGTGTTCGCCTGGATCGTGGAGGAGTGGGTTTGGGATTACGCCATAACTGTCACGCTGCTGCACGTCGCCATGACTGTGGCAGgtaaacacactcagacagaaaGTGGATCAATACGGCGGAACAGCTGATAGGATTGGAGGGATTGTTACGTAACCGCGGCTGTAGTCCAAAGATGTGCAGGCgctgtgcgtttgtgtgtctATGTTTTATCATAATTTAGCCTGAACTTGAAtctttttttctacatatttaaCTCgtgtaataataaatatgtgcagtatgttttctgtgcaggtagtttttcatttttacacacagttttcatgtttctgcagtgatgTCAGACTTCCCTTCAGCTGAGCACTGGTGGATTGCTCTGGGTAAGGTTTCTACTTTCTCCCCGTCTGGCCACGATATTACCTTCGCCTGTCCCCAGATTGACTATAACTCGCTCCCTTCATCCCTTCAGGCTTTTTAAGGACAGCTGCTGGCCCTCCAAACCCTTAATTTAATAcatctctgtctcttgtttATTTGATCCGTCTCTCTGCAGGTTCAGGCCTGGTGATGATGATATTTGGAGGACAGCTCCTGGCCTATAAACTCTTCAGAAGCAACTTTGTCTATCCAGCTGAACTACAGAACTTCTAATGAACTTACCGAGGAAAGCTTTTTACTGGCTTACTGGTTAATCTCAGGTCCGGATGCATGCCAACGGGTTCACTTTTCAAACATCGTACTGCTAGGTTCATACTGACATCGGTATGAGCAACTATCGAAAAATGTACTGTAACTTTGTGGATTTAGCTGATAGTCAGATCCCTCCTTGTACAAATGGTCCGACTTTGTCTATTTATCATCAGTGTTTTTCTAAGTTTCTGTacagtttgaatattttttgtattgtttcttTACAAACTCCACAGTGTGAGCTGAAGCTAAACGAAGCGATGACAGCTGTAGCGTTCGttataaataattacattagAGTATTTATGTGTCATGTAGCAGAGTGTGCAGTGCAGTAGTCTGATAAAGAAAATCACattatttctgtgcatgtgGTGGTGCATAATGATATCAATGCTGGTTGTACATATTAGTTCAAACTAGGTTTACATTAAATACTTTGAGCAACATGatcttcagtgtgtttgtgtctgtgtgcgacCCAAAGCCAGtgacaataatataatatactattTTCTCTTGACATCcacatgttttttctctttctcatgtttttctCGTCGTATTCTTTTATGTCACACTTTTGTCTCATgttaatcaaataaaagagagtGACAACGTACAATAGATCAAGGCAACAATTTAGATATCACTCATATAGGGATGTAACTAATGATTATGTTCTTTGTCGATTAATTGATgagttgtttggtttataaaatgtcagaaaatagtgaaaaatgctgatcagtgtttcccaaagcagGGCTGCAGACTGactttttacactggttgcactggtgcaccCAATAATCCAATTTAACACATTACGTAAAttattgtaaacaggaataaaggtgcaaaTACATGAAAATCAGAGAGTTTGGGGACCACACAGGAATTACATGTattgttttaaagcattttctGCTTAATTTTAAATGGTTGGTTTGTGTATTATATGACAAAGGACATAATAACATTGAGGGGTCTCCTGAATCTTGATAATGATGAttataacagcagcagcagcagtaggtTACctggacacttttttggacctcTGTGCTGCCCATAGTCCACATCAAGGTCACATGACCCTCCTCACCTGAGCGCCAAAACAAAGCTACACGCTAACTTTTACTCCCAATTAAGCGACCTGCTAGCTGCTCAGCTAGGTCAAAACAAAACTAGTGTTCATTAGCAGCAACCACCCGCCGACTAAATGTCCGGAAACGGGTTAATCCACAGTATCCGGAGTTTGATAAACTCCGAGGTGCGGCTGAGGACTCCGGTAAGTTTACAGCTAACGcggctaacgctagctaacaggctaaatgctaatcagctagctaGGTGATGGTGTTTATGTCGCATTTAAAGCACTTTGGCTGAGTGGGAGCGACAACTGTTTAAAATTCACATTATTTTGAGTTCAGTTGAAGTCATTATTGTTCACTTAAATGAGCATCAATGCTTTCTGAAACTGAGTAATGAGCCTTATTGTCAGTAGGAAATGTGGCAGCATTAATTATTTACACATGTGAGGATGAAGTTAAGGATTGAATGATGAAGTCAGTATTTATTCtcaacacataaaacatttataaccCAGTGAATTCAGTCCAATAACTATAAACTTGACTTGTTGTGGTCATAGTGTTAGCTGACATGCTGTAAATGGTGGATATGAAGGTCACATACAGCTGCTACAGGAGCACTGAGTAAAAATTggaaagcaaaaacaaatgtgatacaaacaaaagcaaaaatctGTAATAAGAAAGCTCAAATGTCCCCTGTGTAACGCTGTTCTCATTTAGATTGCATCGCTGCAGATTTAATCTCGGATTCAAAGattaaaatctttaaatgtcCTAAATTTCAGGCTTTAAAAGTCATCAAATCATCTTAAATTTGAATCATTTCTGATGTTTCCAGATCTTGAAACCAACACTGCACGTAGGGCTGCACTATATGGTAAAACAGtgatattgcgattattttgacagacacTGCGATTGcgatataattcatgattattatggatgaacaaacatgttttattgcaTCTGGAGAAGAAGTTTTGTAGGCCAGAGCATTGTAGCGCtacaaaatgtcattaaaacacaaaaacataatgcagttcttgcaatttggatattgcattTTGGATTATTTAGCGATTAATTGCGCAGCCCTAACTGGACCTCATACTGTCGTTTTACTATATACTTGCCCTTAACCTGTTGGCAAAATGTTGATTAACCTAACTCACTCTAATAACCACATTCCTACAGAAAACCTGCTTCACACAGATTGAATCGATTGTGAAGACAATGCGGAGTCATTTCAAAGCCTTCCTTGTCATTTTCAGAGTCCGTTTGACCATCTCCAACAGCAGATGGATGATGTGTTGGGAGATGGAGGCATCCTGAAGAAGGTGGTCCAACCTGGAGAGGGCCCACCTGTACCTCGAAATGCTTCTGTACTGAGTACAAGAGCAGTTTCTTTTCTAAAAACTCCTGCAGTTATTTGCCATATGATTGTGTTCGACCATAACctctgcttttttctgtttcttcctcaAGTCCATTACTCTGGTTTTCTGGAGTATTCTGCTGATCCTTTCGAAACTACCACAAACCTCAAGTACCCCCGGATGATGAAGTTAGGCAGAGGTCAGTAATCGGCATTGATTTACCTGTGAACCTATAATGTTTGTGGCCACCAGGTGAAAATATCAGGTTTTGAAATGATCGTCAAACAGATGTGACGCTGGCCGGACTAGAGCTTGGTCTGTTAACCATGCGGAAAGGAGAGTTCTCGCTTTTCCTCATCCAGCCCCAGTATGCATACGGGGACATGGGCTCTCCTCCGTTCATTCCCCCTGCTGCCGTGGTTCTGTACGAGGTTCACATCCTCGACTTCCTCGACTCGGGACAAGTGGACGACTTTGTCGAGCTGAGTCTGGTAGGTGCCCTGTAGTTGTACTGAGGCAGAAACACATTATTCTTCCACTTGACATCAAGTGCATGCTAATGTAATTCGACATACAGTtgatttaattatatattcatCTACCTACAGTGTGCATGCTTTTGAAATCATGCAGTTATGGAAAACAGAggaatcttttttgttttgcacgGCCTATGATTTTATGATTATGCACCTTGAATCATATCCCTTTCCTTAAACCTGGCAACTATTACTGttactttttactcctctgTCTCCAGGAGGAGCAGAACACAGTTCCTCTGTCCACGCTTCTTGAGGTTGTCAACACAGTACGCAGCTTTGGCAACCGTTGCTTCAACCGGAGCCATTATGACAACGCCAAAGACCGCTACAAACAGGTAAGGACTGAAACCACGACCTCTTTTTAGGTACTTATTGCCTGTATTTTTCAGTATATTTGTTAATacttaaaatgtacaaatgttaCAAGggtaaaatattttatattggCTTGGCAAACAGGCAGTGATGCTGCTGGAGACcagggagacaaagagagatgcagagaaggagaggatcAGGACAGCgctgctccctctcttcctgAACCTTTCTCTCGCCGAGCTCCGTCTGGACCGCCCACACAAAGCCCTGAAATACGGCAACAAAGCCTTGGAGATAGACTCGACCAACACAAAGGCTCTTTTTCGCTGCGGACAGGTCAGACGGGGTTTTATTTTCCAAACCATCAGATAACAGTCCTTGGAGATTTTCTTTATCTGTGAtatgaaatgttctgtttctttaaaaaataaaaaataggaaCAACGATGGCACAGGTAAAACCAGATGTTCAAATTATGGGGCATTTTATTAAGAATGAAAACATATCTGACACATTGATACATCGCTGACAATGCTGTTGCCATGAATTCAGTGGATGCCAGGTAGACACCGTGTGAGCCACTGATGCCACTGGTGGCTTTAACTAAGATAACAATTAGTCCATTATTCTGACGTCTGATGTCATCTCTGCCAGGCGTATCTGGAGCTGTGTGAGTACGAGAGCGCCCAGGATTGCCTCATAATGGCTCAAGCGAGGAAGCCCTTTGACACTGACATCAACAACCTACTGAGGAAAGTGGCAATGTAAGACGAACCTTTGTTAACACATTCAAATCAGCCCCAGACCCTCTATTAAAAAAGAGTTTGGTGGATTATAGAGTTTGGAGAACATTGTAAACTTTttgaaacgctgtctacaacTAATTCTGAGGCATTTGCTCCCTCTTGTAAAAATCGCGGTTGTAATACATTAAATGATTCCtttctttt
This window harbors:
- the LOC141018309 gene encoding inactive peptidyl-prolyl cis-trans isomerase FKBP6-like, whose protein sequence is MSGNGLIHSIRSLINSEVRLRTPSPFDHLQQQMDDVLGDGGILKKVVQPGEGPPVPRNASVLIHYSGFLEYSADPFETTTNLKYPRMMKLGRDVTLAGLELGLLTMRKGEFSLFLIQPQYAYGDMGSPPFIPPAAVVLYEVHILDFLDSGQVDDFVELSLEEQNTVPLSTLLEVVNTVRSFGNRCFNRSHYDNAKDRYKQAVMLLETRETKRDAEKERIRTALLPLFLNLSLAELRLDRPHKALKYGNKALEIDSTNTKALFRCGQAYLELCEYESAQDCLIMAQARKPFDTDINNLLRKVAISYKDTLDKEKDMCSKMFRDLRDK
- the tmem244 gene encoding putative transmembrane protein 244, with amino-acid sequence MLLDYCCRCCGFTLIKRHGPFPLKTTPSDTWVVLQNLLMCMVCFYSLYYIAVSLCIGLLRVHEINSLLAPFDYTTQPSWQNPKYLVGVISTELTYLVGGLVFAWIVEEWVWDYAITVTLLHVAMTVAVMSDFPSAEHWWIALGSGLVMMIFGGQLLAYKLFRSNFVYPAELQNF